The Salinirubellus salinus genome segment GACGAGCGACCGCGAAACGCGAACCAGCTGGCCGAGGACCTCGACCTCGACTACAAGACCATCCGCCACCACTTGGACGTCCTCGCCGAGAACGACGTCGTCCGTGATTCCGGGGACGACTACGGCGCCGTCTACCTCCCGACCCAGCGGGTCAGACAGCACTGGGACACCGTCGAGCAGATACTCGAGAACGCGCTCTGAGGCGACGGACGAGTATGGGGGAATTTGGGAAAGCGTATATGACCGATACGACTCAACTCCGTAACGAATGAGTTCGGTCCTCGTCGACGCCGTGCGGGTCCTGACGCTACTCAACGCCGCCGTCCTCCTCGGGCTGGCGTACGTCTGGGGACGCAACTGGCTCGACCTGCGCTCGAAACACTCGCTGGGGCTCCTCCTGTTCGCCGTCCTCCTCCTCGGCGAGAACCTACTCGGGGCGTACCTGTTCGTGCTCGACCCGACCATCTCTGCGTGGGTCGCCGACCCCGACCTCGTCCCGCCACCCGCACAGGTCGCGATGGCCGCCTTCCGGGCGCTCGAGTTCGGCGCCCTCGCGTTCCTCACCTGGATAACCTGGGACTGACCACCGCCCCGCTCGACTCGTCCCTCTCGCTCCCCTGTCGCACTCGCCGACCAGCCGAGGCTCACCTCTCGTTACGGGCCGGTGTCGGGATGAAGTTGGGTGGGAGCGGGGCGGCAGTTCGGAGAATCGGTTTGTGCCGAGTCTCGAACCGAGCCGTGTGCACAGGACACTGACCGTCGCACTCTTCGCACTCCTCTTGGCGTTCGCGCCGATGGCGGACGTGGCAGGTGCCACGACCCCGACGCCGGCCGAGACGGCCGTCGACTCCGTAGCCGTCGCCGACGCGGCGACGACGGAGACCGCCTCGCTCGCCCACCCGGCGAACGTCACCATCACGAACCAGTCCCCCGGCGGGACCACCGTCGTCGACGAGGTGTACGTAGCAGACGGCGGCTTCGTCATCGTCCGCGACGCGACGCTCGAGGAGGGCGGCGAGGACGTCCTCGCCAGCGTGCGTGGCTCGACCCCGTACCTGACCGCGGGCGTCCACGAGAACGTCACCGTGACGCTCCCCCAACCCATCGACGACGACTCCACGCTCGTCGCGATGCCCCACCGGGACACCGACGGCGACCGCGTCTACGACTTCGTCGCCTCGAACGGGCAGGCCGACGGCCCCTACGTGAACGCCCCCGCCGACTCGACGGCGGGTTCCATCGTGGTCGCCGCCGCCGAGGTCACCGTCGAACTGGGCGACACGGAGGTGGACAGTCCGACGGCCACCGAGACGATGGCCGACGAAGACCCGGACCCGTCGACGCCCGACGGCTCCAGCGGTGACGGTGCCGGCTTCGGCCTCGTGGCCGCGCTGCTCGCCGTCGTCGCGCTGGCGCTGCTGGCCCGACGGTACTGAGTCGACAGCACCACAGCGGTTAAGTAGCCCCATCCGAGATTCATCTCGATGACCCACCTCTTGGCGTGGTGAGCAGTGTCACACTAGAACGGCGTCGAGACGCCCCTCACGGTTGTTCACGGTCGTTCGGGAGAGGCACCCCCCGGCGAAACGTTTAAATACTTTACGCACTTACAACTGGTAAGGAGCTCTCCCCGGATTCTTTCGGTCAACGCGACCTCGCAGGGACGGCTCTCTCACACCCACCATGAGCGACACCACGATACGAACGTACACCGAGGAAGGGGTATCGGAGACCGAGACGGAGCGGCCCACCGTCGACGAGTCCGAACAGGAGCACCTCTGTCCGGAGTGTGGCGGCCGACTGGCCAGCGACACCGAGCACGGCGAGACGGTCTGCACCGAGTGTGGACTGGTCGTCGAGGAGGACGAGATCGACCGCGGCCCCGAGTGGCGGGCGTTCAACCCCGGCGAGAAGGACCAGAAGTCCCGCGTCGGCGCCCCGACCACGAACATGATGCACGACAAGGGGCTGTCGACGAACATCGGCTGGCAGGACAAGGACGCCTACGGCAACTCCCTGAACTCCCGCCAGCGCCAGAAGATGCAGCGGCTCCGCACCTGGAACGAGCGGTTCCGCACCCGCGACTCCAAGGAGCGCAACCTCAAGCAGGCGCTCGGCGAAATCGACCGGATGTCGAGCGCGCTGGGGCTCCCGGAGAACGTCCGCGAGACCGCGTCGGTCATCTACCGGCGTGCGCTCGCCGACGACCTCCTGCCGGGGCGCTCCATCGAGGGAGTCGCCACGGCAGCGGTGTACGCCGCCGCCCGGCAGGCCGGCGTCCCCCGCTCGCTCGACGAGGTGGAGATGGTCTCCCGCGTCGACAAGATGGAGCTCACGCGCACGTACCGGTACGTCATCCGGGAGCTCGGGCTGGAGGTCAAGCCCGCGGACCCGGAGAGCTACATCCCTCGGTTCGCCAGCGACCTCGAACTCACCGAGGAGGCAGAGCGCCGCGCCCGCGACCTCGTCCGGTCGGCCCGCGAGGCGGGCATCCTCTCGGGCAAGTCGCCGGTCGGCATCGCCGCCGCCGCCATCTACGCGGCCGCCCTGCTCACCAACCAGAAGGTGACCCAGAGCCAGGTCAGCGACGTGGCCAACATCAGCGAGGTCACCATCCGCAACCGGTACAAGGAGCTGCTCGAGGCGGCTGACGTCCCGACGGCGTAGGCCCGCCACGGGTGTGAGTGTGCCAACCTTTTTCACCCTCTCGTGCGTCCCCGGAACCCATGGAGGAGACGTACGTCAGATTACTGTGTCCGGAGTGCGGTAAACACTGGGAGAAGTCCCCGAGCGACCTCCCGGACCCAGCCCGTACGTTCCACTGTCCGGGCTGTCACGCCTCCAGACGGCTCTCGGAGTTCGCCCGGACCGAACACGACCTGCGGACGATGAAGGAGTTCTAGTTCCCGGTCGCCGACCGGGCACCACAGGCGCTGCACTGGCGTACCTCGGTGCCGTGTTCCTTCTCGAGCGTGGTGTCGGGCAGTCCGCACTCCGGGCAGAGCACGTACGCCTCGGCGTACTCCTGGAGCGCCGTCCCGAGCCGAGCGGCGCGGAACTCGCCGGTCAGCCGCAGGCGGCCCCTGTCGTCGATGGACGCGCTGGTCCCGAGTTCGGTCTGGACGTAGCGCATCACGTGGTCGCGGTCCCGGTCGAGTCGGTCCACCACGGCCGGGAAGTTCTCGAAGACCGTGACGTTCCCCTCCTGTCGCACGTCCGGGTCCGGGAGCTGGAACCGCTCGCCGCTCCCCGCGACGTCGGGCGTGTTCTCCATGGCCCGTTCGAGGCTGTCGTCGTAGTCCATGGTCGGCGGTCCGGTCCCGGTCCACTAAAACCCTTCCGGGGGTGACAGTCTCGAACGCCGAGAATCGTGGTAACGGCCCTCACAGGCCCCCTCGCGCCGCCCCCTGTTAACGTGGCTCAGAGTAATACTATAAGCGAGGGACCGTTACGGGAGTTCGACTATGAAGAAGCAGGAGCTCATCCATCTTCACGGCCTGCTTGCGGAGGTACACGGCCACTACGAGAAGTCGATTGGAACGGAACTGGAACACGACGAGTACGAGGCGCTCGGGGTCCGCCCGACATCGATCCACAAGTCGAAGACCGACCACAAGGCGGCTGTTTTTGCACTCGCAGACGGCCTGACTAGCGAGATGCAGGCAGCGGAGACCGAGCGGAAGGTCCCCGCCTCCGCCGACTGAACGAACGACCACGACGGTTCTGCGGCTCGCTACCCGACCAGCCCCCGCTATCGGTCCTCGAGCAGTTCCTCGAACTCCGGCAGGACACCCTCGTCTCCGTCACCGTCTGTCGACTCCTCGCCCGCGCGTTCGTCCGCATCGACGGCCGCGCCCGTGTCCGCACCCGTTCCGGACTCTCCCTGCTCCGTGGGGGATTGCGGTTCCGGCGGCTCGTCGTCGGTCTCCTCGTCGACCGGCGAGACCTCCAGCACCTTGAGCGGGATGTCGTCGAGTCGCTGGCCGACCTCCTTGCGCGTGATGCGCGAGGCGTGACGCTCACCCTCGACGTTGAAGACGGTCATCTCGAGCTCCAGCGCGACCAGCGCCTCGTCCGCGGCGACGAACGCGGGGGGCAGCGACTCGTCACAGTCCGGGCACGCCCGGGTGCCCATCTCGATCTCCACGTAGTTCAGGTCCGGGTTGAGCATCTCGCCGGTCTTCGAGATGGCGATGCGGACCGCCTCGTCCGTGTTCCCGACGTCGTAGACCGGAACCGCCGCCTCGACGACCACTCGACAATCCATATTGTGAACATATGGCACGCCAGCGACAAGAGTGTTCGGCCGGCGCACGCCGACGCGGAGACGAAAGGTGAAAGCGCACCCCACCCGGAGGTCGGGGTATGCACGAGGGGCACGTCCCCGGCGCGGAGATTCCGGGGGGGTTCGACCTGCAAGCGACCGTCGAGAGCGGCCAGACGTACCTCTGGGACCGCGCGGACGACGCGATGTACGAGGACGGACTCGCGTGGGGTGGTGACCACTGGTACCACACCGTCCTGCCGGCGACGGAGACGGCGACGAACGAACCGGAACTCCTGCGCACTCGCTGGGACGGTGAACGACTCCACTGGACCTCGACGACGCCCGAGGCGCCCGACCACCTCGAACGGCTCCTCCGACTGGACGACGACCTCGACGCCATCGTCGAGGCGACGCCGAGACTCCCGCTCCTCGACCGGGCGTTCGAGCGCTACCGCGGGATGCGTCTCGTGCGCGACCCCTCCTTCGGCTCGCTGATATCGTTCATCTGCTCGGCCCAGATGCGGGTCGAACGCATCCACGGGATGCAGATGCGCCTCGCACGCGAGTACGGGGACCGCGTGACCGTCGACGGCCGGACCTACCACGCCTTCCCGACGCCCGAACAGCTGGCCGCCGCCACCGAAGCGGACCTCCGCGACCTGTCGCTCGGCTACCGCGCGCCGTACGTGAAACGCACCGCCGAGATGGTGGCCGACGGCGAGGCCCACCCGGACGAGGCCATCGGCCTCCCCTACGAGGAGGCCCGCGAGTCCCTCACGCGGTTCGTCGGCGTCGGGGACAAGGTGGCCGACTGCGTCCTGCTGTTCGCACTCGACTTCCTCGAGGCCGTCCCCCTCGACACGTGGATCCAGACCGCCATCGCGGAGTACTACCCGGACTGCGAGAAGGGGAACTACGCGGCCACCTCGCGGGCCATCCGGGACCGCTTCGGCGGCGAGTACGCCGGCTACGCGCAGACCTACGTCTTCTTCTACCTCCGGACGGGAGGTGAGTGACGATGGACCGAACCGTCCTCGTCGACGGCGGCCTCGCCGCCGCGTTCGTCGCACTGGCCGCCTACTTCTACACGCTGGACGACCCGCTCATCGCCGGGGTCTGGGTGGTCGTCGCCGCGGCGTTCGCGGCTCGCGCGGCCGGTCTCCTCCCGCAGATGTGACCCGAACCAGCGTCACCCCTGCCAGCGCCGGACGCGCTCGGCGGCCGCCGAGCGGAACGCTCGCCGGTCGGCCTCGTCGACCACGGCGGGTGTCTCGCGGAACACCGCGTCCAGCACCCGGTCGAACAGCGCCTCGAACCCCGGGTCGTCACCCTGGAGCACCGACGCGACGCGGACGATACGCGCCTCGGTGACGTACTCGGCGACCAGCGTCTCCGGGTCACGCCGGTCCGTCGCCACCGGTGCCTCCGGGTCGAACTCGGGGTGGTACCGGACGGCGCGGGTCCCGTTCTTGTCCCGGACGAGGATACCGGCCGGCGGGCCGTCGTACCACGCCGATGCGGGCGTGTCGTACCGGTCCGGGTAGAAGTGTCGCGCGGGGAGTTCTCGCTCGAACGCGTGTGGCGTCGCGAGGCCGAGCCGGTCGTAGACGCGCACCGCGGCGTCCGGCGAGAGCCACCGGTCCACGGCCGCGTCGTGGACCTCGACGCCCACCACGGCCGGCAGACGCTCCCAGTCGTACGGCAGGTGCCGGTGGACGGTAGCGTCGCAGACGAAGGTGTAGGCAGTCGGGTCGTCGGCCGCCTCGAATAACGCGCCGAGGTCGAACCCCTCCCGCACCGCTCGGACCGACGCCCGGTAGCGCGGCGGGGCGTCGCCGTCGAAGCGCCGGTGTCCGTCGGCGAAGACGAGTCGGCCGTCCTCGACGGCGAACCGGAGCGGGTCGGCGTCCAGCAGTTCCACGATCCAGACGTTGCCCGTGAACGCCTCGCGGCCCACCTCCTCCAGCGTCGGCAGCGTGGGAACTGGCTCCACTGCCGCTGCTGGGACGGCCGGAGGGATGTACCTTCGGGCGCGCCCACCCGCCGGCTTTTGACGCTGGCGGCCCACACAGCCACCCATGAGCGAGGACGCGAGCGACCGGCGGCGGGTCCACGCCTTCGTCAGCGGGCGCGTACAGGGTGTCACCTACCGGGCGAGCACGCGTGAGGCGGCCCGCGAACGCGGCGTCGACGGCTGGGTCCGTAACCTCGAGGACGGGCGCGTGGAGGCCGTGTTCGAGGGCGACCCCGAGGCCGTCGAGTCGATGGTCGCGTGGTGTCACGACGGTCCGAGGCGCGCACGGGTAGCCGACGTGGGGACGGAGGACGAGCCACCGGAAGGGCTCACCGGGTTCGAGATCAGGTACTGAAGCGGGGTCGGCGGAAGCACCGCCCTCGCCCGCCCGCAATCTTAACGCCGGGGGCGTCGAACCCCCGGCCATGATTACGGCAGACGAGATGGCCGTGGTGGACGCCAACGCCGCCGCGCTCGGTGTCCCGCGCAAGCAGTTGATGGAGTCCTCCGGGAACGCCGTCGCCCGCGCCGTCCGCGACCACGTCGACCCCGGTGCCACGGTAGCGGTGGTCTGTGGCCGCGGTAACAACGGCGGGGACGCGATGGTCGCCGCCCGCTTCCTCGACGAGTACGACGTGACCGTCTCGCTGCTGGGCCGGGCCGAGACCATCACCACCCGTATCGCGCGCGAGAACTGGGACGCCCTCCGCGAGGCCGAGTACGACACCCGCGAGGTGCGTGACTCGGCCGACCTCGACCTCGGGACCCCGGCTCTGGTCGTCGACGCGATGCTCGGGACGGGCGTGACCGGTGAGCTCCGCGAACCCGAGCGGAGCGCCGCACTCGCGACGAACGACGCCGACGCGCCCGTGCTCTCCGTCGACGTGCCCTCGGGCGTCGACGCCGACACGGGCGAGGCCGCCGGTCCGGCCGTCGACGCCGACCACGTCGTCACGTTCCACGACGACAAGCCCGGACTCTCGCACCTGGACTGCGAGGTGACCGTCGCCGACATCGGCATCCCCGAGGCGGCCGAGCGGTTCGTCGGGAACGGCGATCTCCTGCGCGTGGAACGCGACCCGCACAGCCACAAGGGCGTCAACGGCGAGGTGCTCGTCGTCGGGGGCGGCCCGTACACCGGTGCGCCGGCGCTCTCGGCGCAGGCGGCGCTGCGGGCGGGTGCGGACCTCGTCCGCGTCGCCTGCCCTGAGGGCGTCGCCCGCGAGGTCCAGGGGTACAGCGAGAACCTCATCCTGCGGCCGTTCGCCGGCGACCACCTCGTCTCGGGACACGTCCCCCGACTCCTCGCGGCGGCCGAGGGCCACGACACCGTCGTGTTCGGGCCGGGACTCGGCGACCACGAGGAGACGCTGGCGGCGGTGGAGACGTTCCTCGAGTCGTACGAGGGGACGGCCGTCGTCGATGCCGACGCGCTGCAGGTCGTCCCCGAGGTGGACACCGAGGCGACGCTGGTCTGTACGCCACACCAGGGCGAACTCCGGAAGATGGGCGGTGAGACGAGCGACGACTGGCAGGAGCGCGCCGGACTGGTCGAGTCGTTCGCGGCCGACCTCGGGCACTCGCTCCTCGTGAAGGGCGTCTACGACGTGGTGAGCGACGGCGAGCGGACCCGCGTCTCGCGGACCGGCAACGCGGCGATGACCGTCGGCGGGACCGGCGACGTCCTCGCGGGCGTCACGGCCGCGCTCGCGTCCGTCCTCCACCCGCACGACGCGGCCTGCGTGGCCGCCTACGCCAACGGCCGCGCCGGTGACCTCGTCGTCGCCGGCGAGGCGGGCGACCCCCCACGCGGGAACGGCCTGCTGGCGACGGACCTCGTGGACGCGATGCCCGTGGCGCTGGAACCGGAGGGAGTCGAATGAGCGGTGGAGACGAGACGACTGGCGACGACGACCTGACCCACGTCGACGAGTCCGGCGACGTGCAGATGGTCGACGTGGGTGCCAAGCCCGACACCGAGCGCCGGGCCGTCGCCGAGGGGACCATCCACCTCTCGGCGTCGACCGTCGCGGCCATCCGCGAGAACGAGGTGTCGAAGGGCGACGTGCTCGCCACGGCCCGCATCGGCGCGGTGCAGGCGGTCAAACACACGTGGGAGACCATCCCGATGTGTCACCAGATACCCGTGACGAACGTCGACACCGAGTTCGAGGTGGACGACGAGAGCGTGACGCTCCGCGTGACGGTGGGGACGACCGGCAAGACCGGGTGCGAGATGGAGGCGCTGGAGGGCGTGACGACTGGGCTGAACACGGTCTGGGACATGGTGAAGGCGGCCGAGAAGGACGCGGACGGACAGTACCCCGGCACACACATCGACGGCGTGCGGGTGGTGACGAAGGAAAAGCGGGCGCTGGAGTAGACTCGAATCAGGCCGGCTGGGCCAGTTCGCCCGCCTTCGCTCGCGCCCGCTCGACGACGGCCGGCCGGGCCTCGAACTCCAGCACCACCTGCTCGCCGTAGTCCACTTCCTCCACGCGGGCGTGGTCGTGGACCCACGAGACGAAACTCATCGTGTCGTCGGTCATCGGCACCACGAGGCGCTCGTGTTCGTAGGGCGGGAGTTCGGTGTCGATACGGGCTTTCAGGCTCTCGACGTTGAGGTCCTCCATCCCGCTGACGGCGACGGGGTTGGGCGCGAGCGTCGAGAGCGCACGGCGCTTCTCGGCCAGCTCCGCCTCGTCCACCTTGTCGACCTTGTTCAGCACGGTGACGATGGGCGCCTCGTTGCGCTCGTAGAGCGTGTCGTGCGAGGTGACGAGTTTCTCGTGTATCTCGTCGATGGGGTCGGAGACGTCCACCACGAGGAGGACGAGGTCCGCCCGGTACACCTCCGAGAGCGTGGACTTGAACGACTCGACCAGCCAGTGCGGGAGGTTCGAGACGAACCCGACCGTGTCGGTGAGCAGGACGTTCCGCGAGTCCATGTCCATCCGGCGGGTCGTCGTCCCGAGCGTGGTGAACAGGCGGTCCTCGCTCTCGGCGGTGGTGTCGAGGTCGGGGTGGCGGTCCTCGTTCTCGTCGACGTCGAGGTCGCGGGCGAGACGGCGCAACAGCGTCGACTTGCCCGCGTTGGTGTAGCCCGCCAGCGCCACGAGGTCGAACCCGGACTCGCGGCGCTGTTCGCGCCGGTGTTCGTCCGTCTCCTCGATGGTCTCCAGTTCGTCACGGATGCGCGAGATGCGCTTCTTGATGTCCTGCTCGCGGGACTCGTCGTACTCGCCCAGCCCCATGAATCCGGGGCGCTCGTCGCGCTTGGCGAGCGAGGTCTTGGCCTCGACGCGCGGCAGTTCGTAGCGCAGCGTTGCGAGCTCGACCTGTAACTGCGCTTTCTTCGTCCGGGCGCGCTGACCGAATATCTCGAGGATGAGGCGGAACCGGTCCAGCACCTGGACGTGGTCCGGGAGTTCGGTCCCGAGGTTGAACGTCTGGTAGGGGCCGAGGCTGTTGTCGAACAGGACCGTGTCGGCCTCCAGGGCCTCGACGACCTGCGCGAGCTCCGCGACCTTCCCCTCGCCGATGCAGTAGGCCGGGTCCTCCTTGCGGGTCTGCGTCACCTGCGAGACCACGTCGTATCCGGCCGCTCGCGCGAGGTCGCGGAACTCTCCCGTGTCGGCCTCCCCCGAGTCGACACGCTTGACGACTACCGCCGTACCACTGTGTGCGCCGGTCACTCACGCGGGGGTAGGAGATTGTCGTACTTAACTTGGGGTGGCCACCATCACCCCAGTGAGACACTTTCCGAATCGACACAAGCTACTTAAAGAAAGGCGGGGTACCACTGCCCATGGCTGGGCCCTTCGGCATCGACTTCACACAGTTGGGTATCGACCTCGGCGGCGGGGCTCTCATCGGTGGCATCATCGGCTTCGCGGCGAAGAAGCTCGCGAAGGTGATCGCCGTCATCATCGGACTGGAGCTGGCGCTGTTCAAGTTCCTCGAGTCCCGTGGTATCCTCAGCGTCGACTGGGAGGCGCTGAGCGCGGGGTTCCTCCAGGCCGGCAACGCGGCGACCAACGCCGCCACGGGTAACCCCCCTAGCTGGGTGATGACTATCCTCGAGACCCTCTCCATCTCGGCGGGGTTCGCCGGCGGCTTCCTCGTCGGTTTCAAGCGCGGATAACGGCGTCTTGCGGAGCGTAACTGTCGTGGCGCGGTTCTACGGTCTGCTCTATCACCCGCGGCGGAGGGGCCGCAGGCCCCGATGCCGCGCTGGTTTGAATCTGAAGTTTTGCGCGGACCGCGAGCGAAACGAGCGGTCCGTGCAAGAGTTTAGCGGGTGTTGAGGTCGTCCTCGTCCTTCACTACCCGCGTGTCCGCCTCCCCGCTCGACACCTCGTTCGCGAGGTCGAAGAAGTCGTTCTGGAGCCCCGCCGGGAACCGGACGACACCGACCCACGAGCCGTCGTTCTGCCACTCCTCGCGCTCGAGGTCACCGAACTGTCGGATACGGGCCTGGCCGCTCCCGGCGAACTCGGCCGGCAGTCGGACCGCCATCACCACCTCGTCGAACCGGATGGGGATGACCGGGCGGAGCGCGTCGAGCGCGTCGTCGATCTGGTTCTCGACCGGCTCCATCGGGTCGACCTTGAACCCCGCCTCCTCCAGCGCGCGTTCGATGCGCTCGGGCGGGTGCGGGGCGTCGTCCATCTGTGGGTTGACCGCGTTCCGGGTGATCTTGGTGATGAGTTGTCTGCGCTTTTGCTCCTGCATCTCCCGGCGCTGGTCGGCCGTGATCTGGATCTCGCCGCGCTCGATGACCTCGGGGATGATGGCCATCGGGTCCGTGGTGCCGAACACCTCCTCGAGCGCGGACTCGGCGGGCCGGTCGCCACGAGAGGCGTCCTCGAACACGTCCTCGGCGGCGATGACATCCTCGAGTTCACCCTCGAACTCGCCACGCTTGATGGCGAGTGCGGCGTCCGGGTCGACGAGGACCTCGAAGCGTTCGCCGTGGGATTCCAGGCGGGCTGTGACCGCTTCGTCCAATGAAATCATGTCACTTGGTAGGCGCCCGGTGTGGTAAAAGGTGTTTCCCGAACGGGAGCCCGCCGGCGCAGGGGCCCGCGGGCGTGGCGAACCGCGACGAGAAGCAGGGGGCGGTCGATTCCCGACGAAGCCGCCTCGGAGGGGCAGGTCGTTCTGACTGGCGTCGACGACGGTGTCGGTGCCGCCGAACTCGTCGGTCGCGTCGCTGGGCGGTGAGGAGAGAGAAGAGACGGTCGAGTCGGCCTACTCCTCGTCGGACGGGAGCAGTTCGTGTTCCGCGAGGTGCTCCTCGACGGTGGCGTCGTCGAGGCTGGCGAAGGTCTCCGTCTCGGCGTCGACGGTGGCGACACCGATACCCTCCGGCGAGAGGTGGCCGTCGTTCACCGACGCCAGCGCCGAGAGCGCGAGGCCGACGCCCGCATCGAGGTCCATCTGCTCGTCGTAGTGCTCCTCGAGGTAGTCCTCGATCTCGCCGCGGTCGGCACCGACCGCGAGCGCCTTCCACTCGTAGGGGGTGCCCGAGGGGTCCGTCTCGTAGAGGCGGGGCTCGCCGTCCTCGATGCCGCCGATGATGAGCGCGACACCGAACGGGCGGGCGCCGCCGACCTGCGTGTACTGCTGGATGTGGTCGGTGACGGCCTTGGTGAGCGTCTCGACGCCGATGGGTTCGCCGTAGCGCAGCTGGTTGACCTGCGACTGGCGGCGGGCGAAGTCGATGAGCTGGCGGGCGTCGGCGACGTGGCCCGCGCTGGCGATACCGATGTGGTCGTCGGCCTTGTGGATCTTCTCGACGGAGGTACGCTCCATCAGGGGCGAGCGGATGCGCTTGTCGACGGCGAGGACGACGCCGTCCGCGGTCCGCACGCCGATGGACGCGGTGCCCCGTTTCACTGCTTCGCGCGCGTACTCGACCTGGTAGAGGCGACCGTCCGGGGAGAAGATGGTGATCCCCCGGTCGTAGGCCTGCTGTTGGGATTGTCCCTGCATAGTTATCGGGTGTGGATATCGAGGTTCGTCGCGCCCACGAACCCGTCGCCGACGCGCACGTCGACTCGCTCGGCACGACAGACGGCGCGGCGGTCGGCGTCCGCGAACGCGACCGTTCTCTCGCCGGAAACTCCTCCCGGACGACTCAAATACTTTTCCTCACAGCCCCGTACCGTCCCGCTCACACCCCGGACGACGGGCCGTATCGGCGTCCCCTCCACGGTCGACAGGGTGGCCACCGCGGCACGGGCACGGGCCACCTCGCCGCGCCGACAGCGGACCACCGCCGTCCCCTCCGGACCCTCCCGTCGCACGGAGAGGACCGACAGGCCGACCTCGGCGCTCCCGGCGTCGCCGAGCAGCGAACGACCCGCCGCCCAGAGCGCCTCCTGGAACTCCCGACGGCCGAACACGGCGTCCGGCCTCGTCTCGAACCCCACGGCGAGGTAGCGATAGCGCGGCCGCAGGTGCTTGGGCAGGTGTCTCATCGACGAGCCACCGTCAGTCCTCGACCATCCCGACGGGTTCGTCGGCCATCGCCGTCGACTCAACCTCCTCCTCGGGACGCTCGGCGACGAGCACCCCGACCTGCTCGTGGACCATCTCCACGGCCGTCAGCGAGAACCCCGCGTCCGTCAGCGCGTCGGCGAGGTAGCC includes the following:
- a CDS encoding ArsR/SmtB family transcription factor; the encoded protein is MEAALWYVLTGTRGGKNRARILRALDERPRNANQLAEDLDLDYKTIRHHLDVLAENDVVRDSGDDYGAVYLPTQRVRQHWDTVEQILENAL
- a CDS encoding DUF7282 domain-containing protein codes for the protein MHRTLTVALFALLLAFAPMADVAGATTPTPAETAVDSVAVADAATTETASLAHPANVTITNQSPGGTTVVDEVYVADGGFVIVRDATLEEGGEDVLASVRGSTPYLTAGVHENVTVTLPQPIDDDSTLVAMPHRDTDGDRVYDFVASNGQADGPYVNAPADSTAGSIVVAAAEVTVELGDTEVDSPTATETMADEDPDPSTPDGSSGDGAGFGLVAALLAVVALALLARRY
- a CDS encoding transcription initiation factor IIB, which gives rise to MSDTTIRTYTEEGVSETETERPTVDESEQEHLCPECGGRLASDTEHGETVCTECGLVVEEDEIDRGPEWRAFNPGEKDQKSRVGAPTTNMMHDKGLSTNIGWQDKDAYGNSLNSRQRQKMQRLRTWNERFRTRDSKERNLKQALGEIDRMSSALGLPENVRETASVIYRRALADDLLPGRSIEGVATAAVYAAARQAGVPRSLDEVEMVSRVDKMELTRTYRYVIRELGLEVKPADPESYIPRFASDLELTEEAERRARDLVRSAREAGILSGKSPVGIAAAAIYAAALLTNQKVTQSQVSDVANISEVTIRNRYKELLEAADVPTA
- a CDS encoding DUF7836 family putative zinc-binding protein, producing MEETYVRLLCPECGKHWEKSPSDLPDPARTFHCPGCHASRRLSEFARTEHDLRTMKEF
- a CDS encoding translation initiation factor IF-2 subunit beta, with protein sequence MDYDDSLERAMENTPDVAGSGERFQLPDPDVRQEGNVTVFENFPAVVDRLDRDRDHVMRYVQTELGTSASIDDRGRLRLTGEFRAARLGTALQEYAEAYVLCPECGLPDTTLEKEHGTEVRQCSACGARSATGN
- a CDS encoding UPF0058 family protein — protein: MKKQELIHLHGLLAEVHGHYEKSIGTELEHDEYEALGVRPTSIHKSKTDHKAAVFALADGLTSEMQAAETERKVPASAD
- a CDS encoding DUF555 domain-containing protein: MDCRVVVEAAVPVYDVGNTDEAVRIAISKTGEMLNPDLNYVEIEMGTRACPDCDESLPPAFVAADEALVALELEMTVFNVEGERHASRITRKEVGQRLDDIPLKVLEVSPVDEETDDEPPEPQSPTEQGESGTGADTGAAVDADERAGEESTDGDGDEGVLPEFEELLEDR
- a CDS encoding DNA-3-methyladenine glycosylase family protein, coding for MHEGHVPGAEIPGGFDLQATVESGQTYLWDRADDAMYEDGLAWGGDHWYHTVLPATETATNEPELLRTRWDGERLHWTSTTPEAPDHLERLLRLDDDLDAIVEATPRLPLLDRAFERYRGMRLVRDPSFGSLISFICSAQMRVERIHGMQMRLAREYGDRVTVDGRTYHAFPTPEQLAAATEADLRDLSLGYRAPYVKRTAEMVADGEAHPDEAIGLPYEEARESLTRFVGVGDKVADCVLLFALDFLEAVPLDTWIQTAIAEYYPDCEKGNYAATSRAIRDRFGGEYAGYAQTYVFFYLRTGGE
- a CDS encoding acylphosphatase is translated as MSEDASDRRRVHAFVSGRVQGVTYRASTREAARERGVDGWVRNLEDGRVEAVFEGDPEAVESMVAWCHDGPRRARVADVGTEDEPPEGLTGFEIRY
- a CDS encoding NAD(P)H-hydrate dehydratase, which codes for MITADEMAVVDANAAALGVPRKQLMESSGNAVARAVRDHVDPGATVAVVCGRGNNGGDAMVAARFLDEYDVTVSLLGRAETITTRIARENWDALREAEYDTREVRDSADLDLGTPALVVDAMLGTGVTGELREPERSAALATNDADAPVLSVDVPSGVDADTGEAAGPAVDADHVVTFHDDKPGLSHLDCEVTVADIGIPEAAERFVGNGDLLRVERDPHSHKGVNGEVLVVGGGPYTGAPALSAQAALRAGADLVRVACPEGVAREVQGYSENLILRPFAGDHLVSGHVPRLLAAAEGHDTVVFGPGLGDHEETLAAVETFLESYEGTAVVDADALQVVPEVDTEATLVCTPHQGELRKMGGETSDDWQERAGLVESFAADLGHSLLVKGVYDVVSDGERTRVSRTGNAAMTVGGTGDVLAGVTAALASVLHPHDAACVAAYANGRAGDLVVAGEAGDPPRGNGLLATDLVDAMPVALEPEGVE
- the moaC gene encoding cyclic pyranopterin monophosphate synthase MoaC, with protein sequence MSGGDETTGDDDLTHVDESGDVQMVDVGAKPDTERRAVAEGTIHLSASTVAAIRENEVSKGDVLATARIGAVQAVKHTWETIPMCHQIPVTNVDTEFEVDDESVTLRVTVGTTGKTGCEMEALEGVTTGLNTVWDMVKAAEKDADGQYPGTHIDGVRVVTKEKRALE